The DNA region TGCAGGTACTTACAACGTAACTGCAATAGCAACCAATGGAAGTGAATCTGTTCCATTTTCATGGGACTGGACCGTTGATCCTACTTCCAATGCTAATCCTGTATTGAGTGATGAAGATCTTTTGCCATCAGACTCAGGAACTCCTTCAACAGAGTTTTCTTTCAGGATCACTTATTCAGATGCTGAGGATGAAGCTCCTACTTATGTGAGAGTTGTAATTGAGGGAACACCTCATGACATGGATCCTCTTGATTCTTCAACAGATTATGTAGGAGGAGTTGTATATTACTACAACGATACTTTCCCGGAAGATAACTATGATTACAGCTTCGCTACCAGAAATCCAAATTCTTCTGAGATAACCTATGGTTCTTTCTCATTTTCAACATTATCAACAGATCACGAACCCACACTTGAGGATGAAAGTGTTAGCGGAGTTCCAGATGAATCCGAAGGTTCTACGTTCTTTTTCAATGTGACATATGTTGATTCTGATAACGATCCAGCAGATTATGTAAAGGTCTATATTGAGGGCACCGACCATGATATGACCAAAATGGATGATAATGACCCTGAAGATGGTATACTGTATTCTTACAACACCTCATCGTTGGATCTCGGTGACCATGAGTATTATTTCGAGGCATCTGATGGTAGTAATCAAATTGACACCGATTCTTCAACAGTAACTGTACAAGTGGCAAATTTCTATTCAGGTGATCGTATCTGGGAAGAAGGTATCCAATCTAAAGACAAATACACTTGGAATTATCTGAGCTATTCCGGCTTCTATTATGATCTTGATACGGGTAAAGGCTCCGAATCAATGACTATGGAGAACATTGGCAGGAAAATTGACGATGGTGATCTCACATATGAAACAAGTGCTTTCGATACGGACTTTGAGAATAATGGCATATGGGGTCAGTATAATGTCATTGGTTTCATGGCAGAGAAGTACTTTGCCGGTTATCCTGACAATGCCTTTGGACCTGGGTTTGATGAAGTTAACCTGATGGAAGAAGGTATGCTTTCAAAGGTCCTGATAGATACTGATGACAAGGATACTGTTTATTCGGGTGCAGGCCTTGTCCTTGAAGAAGGGTATGTTCTGAATATTGTTGAGGTCGACATAAACGGTGATCGTGTCTATGTCAAGTTATCAAAGGATGGCGATGAGATCGATGAAGATATTCTTTCTTCAGGTTCCACATACGTATATGATAAAGATCTTGATGATGTTGATAATGTACCTATAATTGCTGTTTACTTCGATGAGATCTTCAGTGGGAGGGAATCTACAGCTATAATTATTAAAGGTATTTTCCAAATCTCCGATGATTATCTGGAGATCGATGAAGGCGATGACTTTGGAGACATGACAATAGATGACATTGGACCTAATTCTATCACAATGGAGAATGATAGGGACATTTCTCTTGACAAAGGTGACATTGTTGATATCATGGGCAAATTGAAGTTCATTGTCGCTGATAGTGGCACTTTGAGATTTGCACCATTTGTGGACATGTCTGAACCCGGAACCTATGAACTCAGAGGTACTGTTGTAGTGGATGATGTTTTCAAATGGACCCCTCTGAACTTTGAAGGCTTCTACTACAATATCGATGAAGGTATAGGTACCGAATCACTTGAAGTGCTTGGTCTTAACGGAAACGATATTGAGGAAGGCAACCTGACCTATACAACAAGACCGGACAATGTTTCATTTGAATATGGTTCATGGGGTGAATATGAGGTCATTGGTTTCATGGCAGAGAAATATTTTGCCGGTTATCCTGATGATGCCTTTGAATCTGGTTTCGATGAAGTTAGCCTGATGGAAGAAGGTATGCTTTCCAAGGTCCTGATCGATGACGATGACAAGAAGTCTGTTTATGGTGGTTCCTCTTTAATTCTGGAAGAGGGATATGCACTGGAAATTATTGAAGTCGATATAAATGGTGACAGAGTCTATGTCAAGCTGTCACAGGATGGCGATGAGGTAGATGAGGACATTCTGTCTTCCGGAACTCCTTACATTTATGACAAAGATATGGGTGATGCCGAAGATGTGCCTATAATTGTCATCAATTTCGATGAGATCTTCAGTGGCCGTGAGTCAACAGCTGTCTTTGTCGAAGGTATCTTCCAGATCTCCGAAGATTATCTTGAGATCGAAGAGGGTGATGACTTTGGTGAAATGGAAGTTTCTAACATTGAGGATGATATCATTGAAATGGAAAACGAAGATGAAATCACGCTTTCTGATGGTGATGAGGTCGAGATCATGGGTGATATCCAGTTCAAGGTTGCAGACTCCAATACTCTTCGCTACTACCCATTCGTCGAGGTAACCGTTGAACCGGATGAGGCTCTTGATGTTGAGGTTGATCCTGAAGTTGCTGTAGAAGGCGATGAGTTAGTCATAACTGTAACATCACGTGGTTCTCTTGTCAGTGATGCAACCGTCAAAGCAGGAAGCCTTATCCTTGGTACCACCGATGATGAAGGTATAGTGGAATATGAGTTCGTTTCTGATGGCACCTACGATATAACTGCTGAGAAAGATGGCTATGCTACCGGAACTGCTGAAGTCGAGGTAATATCACCTGACGACCTGAGCAGGAAGATGAGCATTGAAGTCACTCCTGAGGTCATCTATGGAGGTAACCTTGTAACATTCACCATCGTGAAAGCTATTGGTGGAGATCCAATGGAGGATGTCAGAATTTCCCTTGATGGTAAGACCATCGGGCAGACTGGTAGTGATGGTATTGTAACAGATGTTATTACTGAGCCTGGTATGCACAAAATCGTTGCTGAAAAGTCCGGTTTCCTGGATGCCGAACTGAACATCGAGGTTAAGGAAATGCAGGCAAAGTTCGAATTCAGTGATCTTGTACTTGATCCAATTGAGGTCAAGTCCGGCAAGGACGTGGAGATCACATTGAATGCTGTGAACAATGGTAATGCTGAAGGCAGTTACTCACTTGAATTGAATGTCAACGATAATGTGACAGATTTCCAGGAGATCACTCTTGGTATCAATGAATCCACAGAAGTGACTTTCGATTACACTGCCGGAGAACCTGGCAGCTATCTTGTGAAGGTTGGAGGAATGACTGCAACCCTCGAAGTAGTTGAAGGTGTGGGTACAATAGTTTACCTGCTTGGTGGTTTGGCGGTAGCAGTCCTTGGTGGTGCAGCATATCTCTTCACAGCAGGTGGCTGGACAGTTGAGACTGCAGGTCCAAAGGCAAGTGAGGCAATGGCTGCACTTTCTGAGAAGATATCCAACCTGCTTTCAAGAGGTAAGGAATAATTTAATTTGGACCAACTGGTCCGATAAGCTGCTGGCAGGATATGGCTGTCAGCATCTCTTTTCTTTTTTACTTTATTTTTATTATGTCTATGCTGATTTATTCTATATTTGGAGACCTATGGCTGGTCGAATGGTCAAAACCAATGATCTTTAAATAAAATAAGAAATAGTGTAAGATCACTCATTCGATCTTACGTGCTACTGTTTCGATAGCCTCTATAAGACTGTTCTTTGGCATGATGGTTGCAACAGGTATGCGAATTATCTTTTCAACAGTTGTGCTGACGATAGGTGCACACACAAGTGCTTTAGCACCTTCCCTTTCGGCACGCACGGCAGCAATGATGGCTTCTTCCATTGATGTGGCGGAGTATTCTCTGATCGTACAAAGGTTGCCGGAGATCTTTCTCTTTGTTTCATTTATGGTGTCCAGAACAGGACGTGCAGCTATGACTGCAATGAAATCTCCTTTTTCGGAACCTTCTATCGTTCGGATAGTCTTCACTATCTGGCGAAGTGTCCTCATGTTCGGTTCCCTGTTTCCTGACATCAGCTTATAAAGCGTGCTTGGGGGAATATTTGCATATTCTGAGAACTCTATTGCTGTGAGTTCAAGGTCTTCTTTTATGACTTTCAAAAGCGTGTTCTGAAAAGCCTCATCCGATTCAAAAGCAGCATCAATCACTTTATTCGCAACGCTAATATTCACTCCTCCGCTACAATCCAATTTCCATAAAGGATATATTTCACTTCGTATTAATACTTTTAGGACATAATGAGGGCATATGTGGTAAGATATAAATAGAACATTTAGACGAAATACAATGTTACTAAGATTAATATCATAATTCGTCAGGAGGTTTTTATTTGAAAATCACAACAATTGCATTCATTTCTATTATGCTGGTTGCAGCTGTATTCCTCTCCGGGTGTACTTCTGCACCTGAAGAAGATGCCGCGATCACAGAGATCAATATTGGCTATCAGCCAAGTACACACCAGATCTCCCACATGACCGCTATGGAGAAAGGCTGGTGGGCTGAAGACCTTGCACCATTTGGTGTTGAGGAAGTGAACGAGTTCGAGTTCCCAACCGGTGCTCCTGAGATGCAGGCAATGCTCGCAGGTGAGCTTGATGTTGCTTACGTGGGCGCAGCTCCTGTTATCTCTGCACTTGCTACCGGTCTGGATGCCAAGATCGTTGCAGCAGTCAACACACAGGGTTCCGATCTTGTACTTAGACCTGAGTTTCCTTATGAAAGTCCTGAAGATCTCAAAGGATTGACCATTGCGACATTTCCGCCAGGAACCATTCAGGATACACTCTTGAGGAACTGGCTTATTGAGAATGGCCTTGATCCTGTTAATGATCTTGAAATAAAGGCTATGGGACCGGGACCTGCTAAAGCAGCTATTGCAGCAGGCCAGGTAGATGGTGTATTCCTTCCACATCCTTCTCCAACTTTCATTGAAGCAGAAGGAAATGGTCGCTCTGTCGTTGCATCAGGTGAGATCATGCCGGATCACCCATGCTGTGTACTGGTTGTAAGTGGTGACCTTATCAGGAACAACCCTGAAATGGTCGAACAGATAGTCATGACACACATTAAGGCTGTAGAATATGATTCTGCAAATCTTGAAGAAGCTGCAGAAACATATGGTACCAAGCTTACCGCTGATCAGGAGATAGTCCTTGAATCCCTTGAGGAGTGGGATGGCGTATGGTCTGCAGATCCACGTCCGCTTGTTGATTCAACAGTTGAATATGCAAACATACAGTATGAACTTGGATTCATTAATGCAGAGCTTACAGCAGAAGACATGTTTGATGTGAGCTTCTATGAAGCTGTGTCTGAAGACTAAATAGAAACATACATTAATGAACAAAATATATATTGCCGGATCTGAGGGTTAATTCCCTCAGTCATCCGGAGGCAACATGAGTAAAGACAGCACAAAAAGAATTTCAGGCAGGGGTATAGAACTACTTTCTCTTGCTATTACTATCATTGTGTGGCAACTGGTGGCTGACTATATTGTTGCTAATCCATTCAAGCTTCCGAGCTTTACTGATGTTCTATTTGCTTTTTTTAAGACTATAGAAAGCGGAGCATTGTTCACTGACCTTGCTATAAGTCTGTTGCATTTCGGAATTGGTATTGTTTCAGCTTTGGTCATAGGGATACCCATAGGTATCTCAATGGGCTGGTTCAAGACTGTAAATCGTGCTTTAGACCCCATCATTGAAATTATAAGGCCTATTCCACCTCTTGCATGGATACCTTTTGCTATCATATGGTTCGGGCTTACACACATTTCCGCAGGATTTGTAGTATTTGTAGGCGCTGTTTTCCCGATTATCATCAATACTTTTGATGGTTTCAAAAGCGTTCCAAAGGTCTATGTGGAAGCTGCAAAAGTCCTTGGTTGCATGAAAAGCGGATCTCTTATCCGCCATGTCGCTTTCCCATCAGCGTTGCCTTCAATTGCGGCTGGTATTCGCATAGCGATGGGAGTTGGATGGATGTGTCTTGTAGCTGCGGAAATGTTCGGAGTGAGCAGCAGTGGTCTTGGTTACAAGATATGGTGGCACTATTACCTGCACCAGATGGACTTTGTACTTGTTTACATGTTGATCCTCGGTTTCCTGGGTCTTCTGATCGACAGGATGTTCAGGTGGTATGTGGATGGGCGTCTGCTTAAATGGCGTGAAGGGGTCGTGGTATAATGGGTGAAGTAAAAGTATCCGATGTTTCACTGGCATTTGAAAAGGAAAATAGTGAAGATACACTTGCACTTGATAATGTGAACCTTGAGATCAAGGACAAAGAATTCGTTTGTTTCATCGGACCTTCCGGTTGTGGAAAGACAACACTTCTGAGGACCATTGCCGGGCTTGAGTTCCCGGATTCCGGTGAGATAACCCTTGACGGTGAAAAGATCACAGTTCCTGATTCCAAGAGAGGTATGGTATTTCAGGAGTATTCATTGTTCCCCTGGAGTACGGTTATCCAGAACATAACATTCGGTCCGCAGATGCAGGGGATGAGCAAAGGTGAGTCTCTTGAGAGGGCGGAAAAATACCTGAAACTCGTTGGTCTTGAGCAGTTCAGGAACAGCTATCCATATGAACTCTCAGGTGGAATGCGTCAAAGAGTTGCAATTGCACGTGCTCTTGCAAATGAGCCCAAGGTACTTCTTATGGACGAGCCGTTTGGTGCACTGGATGCACAGACCAGGAATACCTTGCAGAACGAACTTCTCGATGTATGGGCCAAAAATCAGATCACTATTGTGTTTGTTACTCACAGTGTGGATGAGGCTGTATTCCTTGCAGACAAGATCGTTGTTATGACTGCAAGGCCGGGCAAGATCAAAAAGGTCATAAATGTGGATCTACCACGACCTCGTGACAGGACAAGTTCTGAAGCAAATGAATTGCGTCACCAGCTTCTCAGGATGCTGGCAGAAGAAAGACGTGACTGATGCAAAGAATGTGAGCTTTCCATTTTACATGTCGGAACGAACAATAAGCTTTGTTCCGGATTCTATTTCTTTAATGTCTACTTTTCCGATGAGTTCAAGGGCGGTATCTGCTTTTGCAAAAGTGATCTCACATCCCGGTCGTATGGACATCTCATTGCCACATATTGCATGACCAGTGACCTTTACATTGTCAAGCATTGTAAGGTTGTGTGCAACATCAACATTTCCTCCTATCTCGCAGCGTGTGCTTATCAGGGCATCAGATGCTTTGATATTTCCTTTGACAAGGGATGCCTTGCCAAGTTCAAGTGAACC from Methanococcoides methylutens includes:
- a CDS encoding ABC transporter substrate-binding protein; the protein is MKITTIAFISIMLVAAVFLSGCTSAPEEDAAITEINIGYQPSTHQISHMTAMEKGWWAEDLAPFGVEEVNEFEFPTGAPEMQAMLAGELDVAYVGAAPVISALATGLDAKIVAAVNTQGSDLVLRPEFPYESPEDLKGLTIATFPPGTIQDTLLRNWLIENGLDPVNDLEIKAMGPGPAKAAIAAGQVDGVFLPHPSPTFIEAEGNGRSVVASGEIMPDHPCCVLVVSGDLIRNNPEMVEQIVMTHIKAVEYDSANLEEAAETYGTKLTADQEIVLESLEEWDGVWSADPRPLVDSTVEYANIQYELGFINAELTAEDMFDVSFYEAVSED
- a CDS encoding polymer-forming cytoskeletal protein; translated protein: MDKFVKYHADTNTYIIRRKAFFEDSVRLDGNVIIGSGANFWKDLEVSGSLELGKASLVKGNIKASDALISTRCEIGGNVDVAHNLTMLDNVKVTGHAICGNEMSIRPGCEITFAKADTALELIGKVDIKEIESGTKLIVRSDM
- a CDS encoding S-layer protein domain-containing protein, producing the protein MNKGLKLLLMSLLIVGMSCGVAMAATSLDNPVSPTTGSTSDTLEYRITFTDTENDSADYVKLILDGTEHFMSAVDSDDHTTSGDGKEYAVTIGPLAAGSYPFSYDAANGTDVVTGAYPDTLIISEPLDITDHNPLSSSVSTQQGDSQIFNITTNRIATVEWLIDGVVLGSETDSDVTFASYTNNTAPAGTYNVTAIATNGSESVPFSWDWTVDPTSNANPVLSDEDLLPSDSGTPSTEFSFRITYSDAEDEAPTYVRVVIEGTPHDMDPLDSSTDYVGGVVYYYNDTFPEDNYDYSFATRNPNSSEITYGSFSFSTLSTDHEPTLEDESVSGVPDESEGSTFFFNVTYVDSDNDPADYVKVYIEGTDHDMTKMDDNDPEDGILYSYNTSSLDLGDHEYYFEASDGSNQIDTDSSTVTVQVANFYSGDRIWEEGIQSKDKYTWNYLSYSGFYYDLDTGKGSESMTMENIGRKIDDGDLTYETSAFDTDFENNGIWGQYNVIGFMAEKYFAGYPDNAFGPGFDEVNLMEEGMLSKVLIDTDDKDTVYSGAGLVLEEGYVLNIVEVDINGDRVYVKLSKDGDEIDEDILSSGSTYVYDKDLDDVDNVPIIAVYFDEIFSGRESTAIIIKGIFQISDDYLEIDEGDDFGDMTIDDIGPNSITMENDRDISLDKGDIVDIMGKLKFIVADSGTLRFAPFVDMSEPGTYELRGTVVVDDVFKWTPLNFEGFYYNIDEGIGTESLEVLGLNGNDIEEGNLTYTTRPDNVSFEYGSWGEYEVIGFMAEKYFAGYPDDAFESGFDEVSLMEEGMLSKVLIDDDDKKSVYGGSSLILEEGYALEIIEVDINGDRVYVKLSQDGDEVDEDILSSGTPYIYDKDMGDAEDVPIIVINFDEIFSGRESTAVFVEGIFQISEDYLEIEEGDDFGEMEVSNIEDDIIEMENEDEITLSDGDEVEIMGDIQFKVADSNTLRYYPFVEVTVEPDEALDVEVDPEVAVEGDELVITVTSRGSLVSDATVKAGSLILGTTDDEGIVEYEFVSDGTYDITAEKDGYATGTAEVEVISPDDLSRKMSIEVTPEVIYGGNLVTFTIVKAIGGDPMEDVRISLDGKTIGQTGSDGIVTDVITEPGMHKIVAEKSGFLDAELNIEVKEMQAKFEFSDLVLDPIEVKSGKDVEITLNAVNNGNAEGSYSLELNVNDNVTDFQEITLGINESTEVTFDYTAGEPGSYLVKVGGMTATLEVVEGVGTIVYLLGGLAVAVLGGAAYLFTAGGWTVETAGPKASEAMAALSEKISNLLSRGKE
- a CDS encoding ABC transporter ATP-binding protein — translated: MGEVKVSDVSLAFEKENSEDTLALDNVNLEIKDKEFVCFIGPSGCGKTTLLRTIAGLEFPDSGEITLDGEKITVPDSKRGMVFQEYSLFPWSTVIQNITFGPQMQGMSKGESLERAEKYLKLVGLEQFRNSYPYELSGGMRQRVAIARALANEPKVLLMDEPFGALDAQTRNTLQNELLDVWAKNQITIVFVTHSVDEAVFLADKIVVMTARPGKIKKVINVDLPRPRDRTSSEANELRHQLLRMLAEERRD
- a CDS encoding helix-turn-helix domain-containing protein, translating into MSVANKVIDAAFESDEAFQNTLLKVIKEDLELTAIEFSEYANIPPSTLYKLMSGNREPNMRTLRQIVKTIRTIEGSEKGDFIAVIAARPVLDTINETKRKISGNLCTIREYSATSMEEAIIAAVRAEREGAKALVCAPIVSTTVEKIIRIPVATIMPKNSLIEAIETVARKIE
- a CDS encoding ABC transporter permease, giving the protein MSKDSTKRISGRGIELLSLAITIIVWQLVADYIVANPFKLPSFTDVLFAFFKTIESGALFTDLAISLLHFGIGIVSALVIGIPIGISMGWFKTVNRALDPIIEIIRPIPPLAWIPFAIIWFGLTHISAGFVVFVGAVFPIIINTFDGFKSVPKVYVEAAKVLGCMKSGSLIRHVAFPSALPSIAAGIRIAMGVGWMCLVAAEMFGVSSSGLGYKIWWHYYLHQMDFVLVYMLILGFLGLLIDRMFRWYVDGRLLKWREGVVV